One Myxococcaceae bacterium JPH2 genomic window carries:
- a CDS encoding Ig-like domain-containing protein codes for MEIPAIEAPNHSAPSDAGQHEDAGNQHEEPNNPNIKPDAGEQDLTSPLIESVSPTNGSTAVETTTAIEFIFSEPIIQQSFQVAISPQVPLTTPSWSDRDTKATIHPTGALPFATTFTLTIRGTDLAGNSLQPLLLSFTTKSNQIDTTRPRLLTTTPSDGTKGVSTHTAIRLAFSEPMNKAKTERAFTITSPTTATSGTFSWDQTGQDMIFTPSTPFPSGTQITWTLAPTADDLSGNQLSAPTTQTFKTIQTGTVHIGIDFATTGSVGAPSYFLQTHYYNEVLVGKRLDNQNYRLFLGFKLDSLPATTTAIIQSQLIWKISTVAGSPFSKLGNLYLEPVDIGEELDLSFDTENPKTVADYNSPSLAGQLVIPPSSGPPLTLVSVTEWTASDWSNRTTRNNRTQYRLRFENTTHDNSIDALSSDSESSPGLAELIITYEFQ; via the coding sequence ATGGAGATTCCCGCGATTGAAGCGCCGAATCATTCCGCCCCGAGTGATGCAGGGCAGCATGAGGACGCAGGCAATCAGCATGAAGAGCCCAATAACCCCAACATCAAGCCCGATGCTGGTGAGCAGGATCTCACAAGCCCACTCATCGAGAGCGTCAGCCCGACCAACGGTTCCACCGCAGTAGAAACGACAACCGCAATCGAGTTCATCTTTTCAGAGCCAATCATTCAACAGTCATTCCAAGTTGCAATTTCACCCCAAGTCCCCCTCACCACTCCCAGCTGGAGCGACCGCGACACCAAGGCAACGATCCATCCCACTGGCGCCCTTCCTTTCGCAACAACATTCACCCTGACAATCCGAGGAACAGATCTCGCAGGCAACTCTCTTCAACCCTTACTTCTCTCATTCACAACCAAGTCCAACCAAATCGACACCACTCGTCCCAGACTACTCACCACAACGCCAAGCGACGGCACCAAGGGAGTATCCACCCATACCGCCATACGGCTCGCATTTTCGGAGCCTATGAACAAAGCAAAAACCGAACGCGCATTTACAATCACATCCCCAACAACTGCGACCTCCGGTACATTTTCGTGGGACCAGACGGGCCAAGATATGATCTTCACCCCGTCAACACCATTTCCCTCTGGCACCCAGATTACGTGGACACTCGCACCAACCGCAGACGATCTTTCAGGAAATCAACTATCCGCCCCGACAACACAAACATTCAAGACAATTCAGACAGGAACAGTCCACATCGGCATCGACTTCGCAACCACTGGCTCGGTGGGCGCACCTTCATATTTTCTACAAACCCACTACTACAACGAGGTCCTCGTCGGAAAGAGACTAGACAATCAGAATTATCGATTATTTCTCGGATTCAAACTAGACTCGCTGCCCGCAACAACAACTGCAATTATTCAGTCTCAATTAATCTGGAAGATCAGCACTGTCGCCGGAAGCCCCTTCTCGAAACTCGGAAATCTCTATCTTGAGCCGGTAGACATCGGCGAGGAGCTAGATCTTTCTTTCGACACTGAGAATCCCAAAACAGTGGCTGACTACAATTCCCCGTCTCTCGCGGGTCAACTAGTCATCCCCCCATCGAGCGGCCCTCCGCTGACACTTGTCTCAGTAACCGAATGGACAGCCAGCGACTGGAGCAATCGCACAACAAGGAACAACAGAACGCAATATCGCCTCCGATTCGAGAACACTACACACGACAACTCCATTGACGCATTAAGCTCCGACTCAGAATCAAGCCCAGGCCTAGCCGAGCTAATAATCACGTATGAATTCCAATAG